The genomic region GTGTTTCTGCATAAGTTGTATTTGTCCAAATGAAATCTCTCCTTTGGAGTATTTAGAAAATAGGAAGGAGCCCAGGTTTTTCTGTTGATACTTCTTTTATGGGGTTATTTTTAGGTACATCTTAGATTGacacttgaagaaaaaaaaaatccaaacaacaCAGAAGATTTGATTTAGTACATTTCTCAATGATTAAAAGGGCCATGATTAAAAGGGCCATGATTAAAAGGGCCATGATTAAAATCTTCCTCGTTAATTCATCTTAAAACAGTGTCTGAAATTATAATGTTTGTAACTTCTGTTCAAGGTAAAACTTAGTATTTCTTATGACTGAAGAAGGTTAATCAgtcttgcatttttttaaattggagAAAGTACTTAAATCTTATTTATACTGAGactgacattttaaataagATATTAATATACAAGAGCTGGTAACCTCTGCAAAACCTATTTAATGTCTATAGGGATATCTACAGTACAACCAGAACGTTGAGTTTTGATCAGAAGTAGTAATTGTTGCATGGAACTATTCAAAATTCCCTTGTAAAAAATAGATAGTCATGAGCAATGATGATCATGTtgtctgtgacactgagctgtgATTAATAACACTTATCAAGAGTTGTACCTCTTGGAAGGGAACAGGAAGTTggcaaaagcaattttcttttatagaaaaatattttagaatttcttcaaaagcagttttcagTTTCAATGTAATTCTTTACATTGAGAAACCAGTATTGAGAGGAGTTGTACATTTGGAGTCTCAACTGGAGTAACTTTAGTAAAGATCTTAGTTTTCTGTCAGGTTCTTGTGAAGGTGTCCAGCAACAAAATTACTTAAATGCTGGTGTGACATAGTCTTGTTTAGTGAGTGCTGCATTGGATTTGGGGTTCCTCCCACTGAAGAACATTAAATATCAAAGTACACAGACATTTAGGTATCACAAAGTAGgcaatattttaaagattaGATTGCTTTTACAGTTTCTAAAATTTTCTGAATGTTGACTtctttgtttattaaaaaatgtggGTTTTATACATGTTTTCCTTGCATTGTGTAGAATTTATAGAAGGAGTCTCCCAGTTCAGTGTCAAAGGAGATAAAGAACAGAAGTTGAGATGTaagtattttgattttccttaACAAAAAATTTCAGATCCTCAGACATACACTTTTGTAAGTTAAGATTAAGAAATTGGCAAATTCAAATTGTTGTAAAGAGtggaaaataatgaaagtaGATTGTAAGCTTTTTGCACATTTTGTCCTTTATTTGTTGTGAACATTTGGTAGCACTCTTTTCTGCAGGGAAGGTTGGAGGAGATTTGGTTGCTTGCTGAAGAATTTTCAgttgctttctgtttttttaaaaaagtaagtTCATTTAAGAACAGCTTGCTATATAGTTCTGTGAACTTACAGGGCCTAAGAATAATACTCAATTATTTGCTATTACAGTAGGAAAGCATTAAATTCTTGTTTCAGAACTGCATCTCCAGACCTTGGCTTTAGGAGTAGAAAAGAGACAAGGTTCAGTTATGGATGTAGCTTCCAAATAACTAAGcctgaaatgtttaaaaatatattcagtcTTGATGACAAGTTGTTTGCAGCAAAGTAACCAGATGGGATTTTGAATCATCTGTTTCCTGGGAGgttgtaatttttttgctgGCTGAGTGCTTTACTTGTGGTGgggaagattttcttttttggtgtTCACAGAATGCTTTTACTGCTGCTGTTAGAACAATTTCAGGTGTTTTCTAAAGTGACTATATATTGTTTTCCAGCCACAGTTGCTACCAAATGGTTGGTTTAtttatgtttgattttttttttaatttctacagTTGCTTTTCGCATTTATGATATGGACAAAGATGGCTATATCTCAAATGGAGAGCTCTTCCAGGTCCTGAAGATGATGGTTGGGAACAATCTCAAAGACACTCAGTTACAGCAAATTGTAGATAAAACCATAATTAATGCAGATAAGGATGGTGATGGAAGAATATCCTTTGAAGAATTTTGTGCTGTAAGTAACTTCTAAAGAAAAATTGGGTCATttacagagagaggaaaagaaaaaaacctctgaagtGCTACTCTGGAAAAAGAGTAAACAGTTAAAAGGTGCATTTTTATGAACTTAGAGGTTTACTGAACAGAATGCTTAAAGTAGCATTTAACACTTGGAGGGGTTGATTTTAACCCATGTGATATATTTGTTTAATTAGTTGACAGAaagttttaaattctttctCAAAAAAAGTAAATGACACATTGAATCTTGATCCTTTGAAAATTGCAATAATGAGTGTTTAcacattgatttttaaatggtATATTAAGGAAGATACACTTGATAGCATGGTTTGggcattgctttttttccctaatctTTGAATTTACAACTTCAGTTCAAACATAACTTATTCATACTCAAAAAATATGTGAGTTctaaaaaaaagagggggagggagggtgaTGGAAATCTGCCTTGCTGCCAGCTACTAAAGTGAAAAGATtctattgttttcattttggggatttttcttttaagtttaattatttttgtgataTCATGTAAAAAACATATTGTCTGCAAAGAAGTTAGAGCTACAGCCTGCAAATGCCTGGATTACTGCATTAGTTGTTTTTCTTGTACTGGGCTGTCATCTTCCAGCCATCCATCAAATGTGATGTTGCCTCTTCTTTTGTCTTTGGGCTTCTGCCCAggcttctttccttctgctaTTGAGGGATTTTCCTCTTCTTTACTTtgaatttcttcagtttttgttgACCTCATGACAAGACACTTTTTAGTTCTACACatcttattcttattcttgCATTTTACCCTCTCTGAATCTGGTGCCATGTATCTACAAAAATGAGTTTTAATTTGTTGTCTTTGGCACATACCCTTTGGCCTTTAAATTTTGTTCCTGCATTATGAAATGTTCCTCTGACATGGcacctttccttttccttctgctctgcatGGGTCACACACCTGTGAAAACTGGTAGTTCTTTCCTGAGTGTGTGTTCTGTCAgaaatcctgctgctgttcctaaagtactttctttttcctgggaAGGTTCACAGTTTTACAGGGTGTTTTAGAAGTCACCATTTTATTTAACCTGCACAAACATACAAGGTCATAATATGAGATAGAGAGGAATGCCAGAATGGTGTTATTTGCACTGGTTTTCAGGCCTTTAAGCGTGTAAGTTGTACTAATTGTACTGAACTACCTTGGTTTGTACATAATTAATTTAATCTCTCACAGTACTTGTGAAATGTAAATCAGTTTGGAGCGGCCAGGGAAGTACTTGCCTTTATGATTGACCTCAGTGCATCTATTGAGTGTGTTCTTTGCACTTTGCTAATTTTCAATTCTCGTGTTTCTGAACcttgttttttctctcaggTTGTAGGAGGCCTAGATATCCACAAAAAGATGGTTGTAGATGTGTGACTCTGTAGGGCACAACCCAAcacttttgctttcttctccaTCTCTGAAGATCTGCTCAAGACGTCCAGCAATGCTCTCTGTGTATTTAAATGgaagtatttttctctgtgaagccACATTTTCCAACATGAGCCTCATGAAGCCAACTAAGTGTTATTGAACTTTTATTCTCTCAATAACTCAGTGTAGCACTTTAAAGTCTGAAGGACAGCAAAGATGGAAAGAGCATATCAATGTGGCGGAGAAAGGGAAGGGGttggctttttaatttatttttcttcatcttttatAACAAGGaaatatctatctatctatatatatatatgtgtgtgtgtatttatatatagatatatatgtagCTTTCTATATGTAGTAGCTAGGTGGGCTTTAATTTAATATACTTGATTCAGAAACAAACTAGAGTACAAAGTGCCAAGCAGAATATTAACAGTTCAATATGTGGATATACATCCTTACTTTTATTTCACacagttttatatatataataggAGAATGTAAAGTTTTAACTGGGTCTTAGGTCAACTCTTTTCCTGTGACTGTTCAGATGTTTCTATATATTGAATGGCTGACAAAGCATTGCTTCTTATTAAATCACCTTAATTACTGGTTTTTTTGTAACACAGGAGACTAAGTTTCTTTTTACCTGTTAATATATTACCAGGGACCGTGTCTCTTTGCTAAATAACTTAGTTCAGTTCTACTTAATATGAGAATATAGTTAAATGCTACTGCCAAGAAGTAGTCCTCATGTACATAGAGTGACTGTGGAATGCATTGATGGCTGTTAGATTCCATCAGCTAGGAACTGGGAGCAGTAGTTACAGCTGTCCTGAAGCCAAGACAACTCTGCTGTTCTGGGTTCAATTTAGATACAGCTGCTTAAGGTGGTAGATGCATATACAATTTTCTCTTGTGCTTAGCTTAATGAAATTAGGATCAACATAACTATGCGGGATTCCCATCTACTTATTTTATACAGTACTTAGATTATAAAATGTTCTTGCCACTTAAATTCTGTTGTTTCACCCATGATAGTTTCCCcccttgcatttaaaaaatactacaGGTAGCTAAATAACTggtaatattttatatatatatgtatatatgatTCATACAGGGGGGGAATCTTGTTAATGTATGCCATAGAGGAGGAAAACTTCACACTATCTAAATTTATACCTCTTGCAGTTCTCCAGTCCTTTTcctggagaattttttttttcttttctaaatttgtCCATATCATAATTTGTAATGGAAGGTAACTTGATCTGTTTGTGTGACATAAAAGTAGCGAGCCATGTTTTACAACTTTGTATCATCCCTTCCCTTTTCTGCAGTGGTACTATTGgctggaagaaaaacatttgctaGATTTTTTAGGACAGTACATCTTTCCTGTATAGtagtttttctattttaaaaaaaagttttataatGAGTGGTGGAAAGTACAGGTTGTCTGAACCTCTTCAATCAAGCACCTGTCTGCCATAGCTGTTCCTTCAACTGAGTGCTGCACATCATGGGCTCTGTCTGTAAGAGAGAAATCCAGGTGCTTAGTGTCCTTGCATGACATGAAGTTTTGCATGTAGATCGATTTGAAATGTTCCTCTTGTTTACATAATTTGCATAATTAAAAAGATAATGTTGCCAAACTTTGGTAAATGTTAAtgttcaaaacaaaaatctccaCTACAtgtaacttttttcttcttctggatCAGTACGTGGTTTATAATCCCAGCCAGTGGTTGTATCTGTTCCAGTGTCAACTGCCATGTGCTCTGCTTCAGGGGGGGAATTAGTCTTTTGTGAATTTTTTGTACATAAGTATTTGTTACAAACATTTTAGCAaatgctttcagtttttcttgCTTGTGCATATCTTGGCTGGCATTATAGGAATTAGTGCTAATGTTACTTCCTATGGGGGACTGGAAGGGGagggttgaggttttttttcagtttgtgtggggaaaaaagatttaTGTTGAATGTTTAGTTTTTCTCTGCATGCTACATCGTATATTGTGGGAACTATAAGAACCTTCATACTGTatgaatacaaaataaaatatttgaaccTTAGCTGGGGTGCTCAGTACCTTTCCTGTTCACCTTAAAGCAGCTCTGCACCTTGCTCTGAAGAAAACTTGTTCATATTTTTTTGTCCACTCCTTGATTATTAAGATTTACTGAAAAACTCCACAGGGTGCAGTCTGCTGAAAACAACCAGGGGtcatttcagtgtttcaagACATGTTGAGGTTGTTTAATGGCACATCTGGTTCTCTTTGCTAAATGTTCAACGTGGATAACCTACTTTGTTTGAAATCCCAGTGGaaagtggttttaaaaaaaaaaccaaccacccCCCTAACATTAATGCAGGTGGAGAATAAAAGGCAGTTCATGTCTCAGAAAATGTCTGAGCTTTGTATTGATGACACCAGCCCTTCTTGCACAGGTATACctttcacagcagctctgtgctgtgctctttGAGGTGCAGGTGTTTAGACATTGTGTGCTgccctttcccttctgctgctttgggtCAGTGTAGGTATGCACCTAATTTAGGATAAACATCAGTTTTGTGTGCTCTTGCATCACTCTCCTTTATCTTTGAAGCTAATTGAAATAAATGACATAAGCAGCCATGGAACAGAAAACGTAGTGAGCAGGTACATGTGCCTGGAGTTGCTCAGAATGCACACACTGTCCCCTGTATCGCTCAGACTGCTAAACTGTGTGTGCTCAAGGTACTCCAGCAAGTCTTACATCTATTCACAACTGAAGGCTTGAATCAATTTGGCTGTAGTGACAATCTCATACTGTGAAGCACTATTCTGGAAACTTGGACATTGACCTAAATACTTAATTTGCTTGTGTGTTTGATaatcttatttctgttttcattcctaAGCCTGActtatttattttgcaagacATTTTGGAGAAGGTTACCTGGCAGGTTTAGGAGAAGAGGgtccatttttaaatcttactGGGAGTGGTCACTCTAATTTCTGCCCCTACTTTTGCTGCATTATGCTACTTATGTAGCATTTTAAGGAGACACACAGGACCTTACAGTTGTTTGTGCTCTGGTACACTGGAACATACTTAACCTTGTGGCTCTTGGCTTCACTAGGCTGTCCTTACAGATCATATGTAGGAATTAAGAAATCTATATGTGTGCAGTCAGATTCAGTTCAAATATGTTATTTACCCCTTCATACTCTTTTCATGTGATGCAttattcagcagcagcactcagtcGACAGCCTGCATTCCAGTTGACTCCTTCTTCTTTCAGGAAGATACAGCACACATGATGTGTGCTTATAAATGCTTAACTCTGCCAATTCCTTCAGGCTTGAAACATTAAACACCAAGGCTTTCTGAAGAAGCAGCGTCTTAAGTCTGATATTCAGAAAATCCGTAATGAAGCAGGTTTTTGTTTGAGGCTGTTCAAGCAAAATCATGGACTTTTGACATAAACACAATTTAAAACCTCTTTTAATGACTAGACAGAAACATTAGGTGTGTTCAAGTCAGACCACATGGCCAAAGTCAATCAGACTGCACGAacagttgtgttttttttctgagcttcCAAATCCAGCAGAAAACTGATGGCTTCTGTAGCTCTTGGCTTCTCCTGTGTTCAGGAACCTGGACTTCCAGCCCCAGTCCTCGGTGGTGCAGCTCAGAacctctcagctgctctgctggccacTGCCCTAATATTGCCATAAACTTTGGATGGAGGACTTCCTGCAGAAAAAGGCACAAATCTACTCAAGAAATGTAATCTGTCACAAAAATGGATGTGTTGTGCTCATACCTGTGTTAAAAGTGGAGAACTAACCCAAAGGGAGAGAAGGATGGGTAAGGTCAGTCACCATCTTACTGCAAGTGCAGAGCTCAGCTTCTGCTTTCAGAGTGGGTTGCTCCCTCTGTCTTTTGAGACCCCTTAGGGAATGCTGCAGCTAAATCGAAATGCAGAACATCTTTCTGCAATGTGGTGAGGGTTTTGGAGCCAGAAAGCAAGTCTTGGATTCCCTGCTTCTCCCCCAGATTTTTCTCTTAAGAGCAACAAGCCAACTGCCAGCAAGCTATTTTCTCCAAATATAGGTGTGGACAGGACAGGGAAGAAGGTGAGAGCCACAAAGCAGTTTCTCAAACTGCAAGATTTATATGTAGTGAAAATTAGATAAGAGGACTTACCTAAAATTAGATTGCAAATTGCTGTTCGTGCCATTTTAATGTTCTGAAAAGATCccaaaatatgaatttttctgtaaaagaaaagtaGCAGTAGTTAACAGTAACTTAAGAGATTGCACAGTTAATAGAGAACTGGAAGTTAGAGATAAATGTGGAATTTTGTATCAGTGTCCTAGTTTCTTTTCTACGcttgtaaacaaaaaaaacccagccgaAACCAGCAAAACCTACAACATAAGACTTGTGCTCTtttaaatcctttaaaaatagattttaccATTTGCAAATTTAACAGTGTAGCAGCTTCAGGAGGAAAACACTGCTGTGTTGGTGAGTTCAACTTTGATTATTCATAATAAGGAATTCTTATGCTGTGGGGAGTGACTGAATTCTAGATGCACTGGTGACACCATCATTCTCATAATAAAAGGTGAAATAACTTGtattcattaaaatattctcttaaatattttttcttactacTACTCTATAACAGTTTCATAAAATTTAAGTTATCTTTGTTTCTGGTATAGGACATGGATTAGCTGAGGGGTTGTGCTTTGCCTAGGAGGAAGTCAGTCTGTACTTACGTGTCAGCAAGAACGATGCGTGTCCTGGTCACATTTTCTATGGTAAATTTGGTTTTTCCACCTTTCCCTGCTATTCTCCCTATTGCTCTTGACAGATGATCTCCTTTCAAAGGTTTGACTGAAATGAGAATAGCATGACCAGGGTAACAGCAGTGGTGTGTATTCCTGGAAACAACTTGTGCCAAGTACTACAAAACCAACTTCACTGGTCAACACAGATCCATCtggatttcagcttttttttgaCTAGTAGTGCAcactgcagccagtgctgacaTGGGGTTTCTGGCTCGCAGAAGTCTCCTTTAGAACTGCAGAGAAAGGCACTGCACTTTGTGTTGAGGAAATGGAATCAAAGTGCACCAAGCTAACACTGGTAGAAATGAAGTAGATCAGGTTTAGATCCTGCTCAATCCCAGTACTACATAAAATTAGATGTTTCTGACTTTCCTGATCCGTGAGGGCAAGCGATAAaagtggagcagagggaaagaaaaaacaaatccataGTAGCAGGATGCACACATGACTTCTTGAATGCTGCATCAAAAAATACTTACCATCTGTAACTTCAAATGACTCTAGAAAAAGATCATCTAATCTGATGAGAGCAAGGGCATCCTAAAAGAGCAGGAGATCTGTTATCAGCAGTTATTTTGTTCCAGTAACACAGCTGAAAGCTGCTGTTCTCTTTATACACACAACCTAGCAAATAACAACTAAAGTTAAATCCACCTTTTTTTAACAGCAATACAAATATTTCCATCTAGAGAATCCTACACAGGTTTGGATGCCCCTGCATTCAGCCCTGCCTCCCCAGTGCTAGTGGATCCAGTACAGGTCTAGAGCAAGGAGCAGCCCCTACAACACTGAAAAAAGTGGGTTTGTTTGCTCCAACAGGCCCAGTCCAATTTAGTATCTACTGATAATCTGGATGAGTAGTCCACCtttagcaaatttgcagatgacaccaagctgcAAGCCCAAGTGGCGATCTGCTGGAGGctaggagggctctgcagaaggaTCTGAACAGGCTGGATAGATGGGCCAAATCCATTAATATGAGGTTTAGTAAGTCCATGTGCCGGGTTCTACACTTTGGCCACAACAGCAACCAGGTAGAAAGGAACCTGGGGGTTCAGCTGACAGCTGGCTGAATACAGCAGTGTACCGACACGACCAAAAAAGcaaatggcatcctggcctgtatcaggaacagtgtggccagcaggaccagggaagtCATTCTTCCCCTGGACTTTGCACTGGTTAGGCCATACCTTGACTATTATGTCCCCTACTGTTTTGGGCACCTCAATTTAAGAAGAACTTTCAGATGCTCGAATGTGcccagagaagagcagcaagTCTGATGAAGGGTCTGGAACAAAAGTCCCATGAGAAGTGGTcgagggagctggaggggctcagcctggagaaaaggaggctcaggggaaacctcatcactctctacaactgcctgaaaggaaggtgtagccaggtgggggttggtctcacctcccaggcaaccagtgataggacaagagaacacagtcttaagctgcaccaggggaagtttaggctggatattaggagTAAGTTCTTCACAGAAGGAGTGATTGGGCACTAGAATGCACTTCCCAGGGAGctggtagagtcaccatccctggaggtatttaaaaaatgactggatgtggcactcagtgccatggtttagttgataaagtcataggttggacttg from Molothrus ater isolate BHLD 08-10-18 breed brown headed cowbird chromosome 3, BPBGC_Mater_1.1, whole genome shotgun sequence harbors:
- the PPP3R1 gene encoding calcineurin subunit B type 1 — protein: MGNEASYPLEMCSHFDADEIKRLGKRFKKLDLDNSGSLSVEEFMSLPELQQNPLVQRVIDIFDTDGNGEVDFKEFIEGVSQFSVKGDKEQKLRFAFRIYDMDKDGYISNGELFQVLKMMVGNNLKDTQLQQIVDKTIINADKDGDGRISFEEFCAVVGGLDIHKKMVVDV